In Staphylococcus lloydii, the following proteins share a genomic window:
- a CDS encoding response regulator has translation MPNQILVVDDEDRIRRLLKLYLERESFEIDEARDGKEAYDKAMNHDYACILLDLMLPEMDGITVASRLREHKETPIIMLTAKGEETNRVEGFETGADDYIVKPFSPREVVLRLKALLRRTQVATSEQSEPHAKDLIEFDHLIIDNDAHRVLADEKQVNLTPKEYELLIFLAKTPNKVFDREQLLKEVWHYEFYGDLRTVDTHVKRLREKLNRVSGDAAQMIQTVWGVGYKFEVKTNDESTE, from the coding sequence TTGCCAAATCAAATTCTTGTCGTAGACGATGAAGATAGAATTAGAAGATTACTAAAATTATATCTTGAAAGAGAATCTTTTGAGATTGATGAAGCTAGAGATGGTAAAGAAGCATATGATAAAGCAATGAATCATGATTATGCATGTATCTTGTTAGATTTAATGTTGCCTGAAATGGATGGCATAACAGTTGCATCACGTCTGAGAGAGCATAAAGAAACACCTATTATAATGTTAACAGCTAAAGGCGAAGAAACGAATAGAGTAGAAGGATTTGAAACTGGTGCAGATGATTATATCGTAAAACCATTTTCACCTCGTGAAGTCGTTTTACGTTTAAAAGCTTTATTAAGACGTACTCAAGTAGCAACTAGCGAACAGAGTGAGCCACATGCTAAAGATTTAATAGAATTCGATCATTTAATTATTGATAATGATGCGCATCGCGTATTAGCAGACGAAAAGCAAGTCAATTTAACACCTAAAGAATACGAGTTATTAATTTTCTTAGCTAAAACACCGAATAAGGTATTTGACCGCGAACAATTATTAAAAGAAGTATGGCATTATGAATTTTATGGTGATTTAAGAACGGTAGATACACACGTAAAAAGATTAAGAGAAAAACTAAATCGTGTGTCTGGCGATGCAGCACAAATGATTCAAACTGTATGGGGCGTTGGCTATAAATTCGAGGTAAAAACAAATGATGAATCGACTGAATAA
- the xerD gene encoding site-specific tyrosine recombinase XerD: protein METIKNEYLKFIQIEKGLSSNTIGAYRRDLDKYIDYLNEHKIAHIDFVDRQTIQQCLGYLHDQGASAKSLARFISTVRSFHQFALREKYAAKDPTVLIETPKYERRLPDVLEVDEIVALLETPDISKNNGYRDRTMLELLYATGMRVSELIQLEVENVNLIMGFVRVFGKGNKERIVPLGDTVIDFLTKYIETVRPQLLKKTTTDALFLNLHGKPLSRQGIWKMIKQTGIKANINKTLTPHTLRHSFATHLLENGADLRAVQEMLGHSDISTTQLYTHVSKSQIRKMYNAFHPRA, encoded by the coding sequence TTGGAAACCATTAAAAACGAATACTTAAAATTTATTCAAATAGAAAAAGGGCTTAGTTCGAATACAATTGGTGCTTATCGTAGAGATTTAGATAAATATATCGACTATTTAAATGAGCATAAAATAGCTCATATTGATTTCGTAGATAGACAAACGATTCAACAATGTTTAGGTTATTTACACGATCAAGGTGCATCCGCAAAATCTTTGGCCCGATTTATTTCAACTGTGCGTAGTTTCCATCAATTTGCTTTAAGAGAAAAATACGCAGCAAAAGATCCTACGGTGTTAATTGAAACACCAAAGTATGAGAGAAGATTGCCTGACGTTCTAGAAGTTGATGAAATTGTAGCTTTGCTTGAAACACCGGACATAAGTAAAAACAACGGTTATAGAGATAGAACGATGTTAGAGTTATTATATGCAACGGGTATGCGTGTTTCTGAACTTATCCAATTAGAGGTTGAAAATGTCAATTTAATTATGGGCTTTGTCCGTGTGTTTGGTAAAGGAAATAAGGAACGTATTGTACCGCTAGGTGATACAGTGATTGATTTCTTGACCAAATATATAGAAACTGTACGCCCACAGTTACTTAAAAAGACAACAACTGATGCATTATTTTTAAACTTACATGGCAAACCCTTGTCGAGACAAGGTATATGGAAAATGATTAAGCAAACTGGTATTAAAGCTAATATTAATAAAACTTTAACACCTCACACATTAAGACATTCGTTTGCGACACATTTACTTGAAAATGGTGCCGATTTAAGAGCCGTGCAAGAAATGTTAGGTCATTCGGATATTTCTACCACGCAATTATATACTCACGTATCCAAATCACAAATTAGAAAAATGTATAATGCCTTTCACCCAAGAGCTTAA
- a CDS encoding NUDIX hydrolase, whose product MNLYEKTTNKTSIYEGKIIDLEVHDVELPNGETSSREIVLHNGAVAVCALTPDNKIVLVEQFRKPLDDTMLEIPAGKLEIGEEREEAAMRELEEETGYKAKSLQLITDMYGSPGFTNEKISIYLATELLPGETHLDEDEFIEIHELSINEAQEKLANNEINDAKTIIAIQYLLLNYNHSK is encoded by the coding sequence ATGAACTTATATGAAAAAACTACTAATAAAACGAGTATATATGAAGGAAAAATAATAGATTTAGAAGTACACGATGTTGAATTACCAAACGGCGAAACTTCTTCACGAGAAATAGTTTTACATAATGGGGCTGTCGCTGTATGCGCCTTAACGCCTGACAATAAAATCGTATTGGTCGAACAATTTAGAAAACCACTGGATGATACTATGTTAGAAATACCGGCAGGCAAATTAGAAATAGGGGAAGAACGAGAAGAAGCGGCCATGAGAGAATTAGAAGAAGAAACAGGTTACAAAGCAAAATCACTGCAACTTATTACTGATATGTACGGTTCACCTGGGTTTACGAATGAAAAAATATCTATTTACCTAGCTACAGAATTACTTCCTGGTGAAACACATTTAGACGAAGATGAATTTATAGAAATTCACGAATTATCAATTAACGAGGCTCAAGAAAAGCTCGCTAATAACGAAATAAACGATGCTAAAACTATTATTGCAATTCAATACCTATTACTTAATTATAATCATTCTAAATAG
- a CDS encoding ECF transporter S component, giving the protein MQNNQKKLITISMLSAVAFILTFLKFPIPFLPPYLTLDISDVPGLLATFTLGPLAGLIVEFIKNLLTFLFNIGDPIGPLANFFAAASLLLVAYFVTKHKQSTKSLIIGLTSGTIVMTIVLSILNYFVLLPLYGMIMNLTDVVHNVKVIVVSGIIPFNIIKGIVVSLIFILLYKRLKNVLS; this is encoded by the coding sequence ATGCAAAACAATCAAAAGAAATTGATCACTATTAGCATGTTAAGTGCGGTTGCGTTTATTTTAACTTTTTTAAAGTTTCCAATACCTTTTTTACCGCCATACTTAACTTTAGATATAAGTGACGTACCCGGACTATTAGCAACATTTACGTTAGGGCCATTAGCGGGATTAATAGTTGAGTTTATAAAAAACTTACTTACATTTTTATTTAATATCGGAGACCCAATCGGACCATTGGCAAACTTCTTTGCCGCTGCTTCGTTATTACTTGTAGCATATTTTGTAACTAAACATAAACAGTCTACCAAGTCATTAATTATTGGACTAACGAGTGGTACTATCGTCATGACTATTGTTTTAAGTATTTTAAATTATTTTGTACTTTTACCATTATATGGCATGATAATGAATTTAACTGACGTAGTTCATAATGTAAAAGTGATTGTTGTTTCAGGCATTATCCCTTTCAATATTATTAAAGGAATAGTGGTGTCGTTAATATTTATTTTACTGTATAAAAGATTAAAAAATGTATTGAGTTAA
- a CDS encoding aldo/keto reductase produces MQKNILKSGIEISDVGLGCMSLGTEYDKAETIIESAIDQGITYFDTADVYDKGINEEIVGKALKKYQNRDDIVIGTKVGNHLKDDGSTFWDPSKKYIKSAVKDSLKNLGLDELDLYQLHGGTIDDPLDETISAFDELKQEGIVRAYGISSIRPNVIRYYLEHSQIETLMSQFNLIDNRPEDIVDEVNAHNVKMLARGPVFKGLLTANSSKALDNKFSEGIFDYTYQELGETIASIKEVENNLTALTFKYLKSQEALGSIIVGASSPAQLEENIKNYEAAQNISNEQLKAARERVKNLQYTQHVK; encoded by the coding sequence ATGCAAAAGAACATATTAAAAAGTGGCATTGAAATATCTGACGTAGGATTAGGTTGTATGAGTCTTGGTACTGAATATGACAAGGCTGAAACAATAATCGAAAGTGCAATTGATCAAGGTATCACTTATTTTGATACAGCTGATGTTTATGATAAAGGAATCAATGAAGAAATTGTCGGTAAGGCATTGAAAAAATATCAAAACCGAGATGATATCGTCATTGGTACAAAAGTAGGCAACCATTTAAAAGATGATGGTTCAACATTCTGGGATCCATCAAAGAAATATATTAAATCAGCAGTAAAAGATTCATTGAAGAATTTAGGTTTAGATGAATTAGATTTATATCAATTACATGGTGGTACGATAGATGATCCTTTAGATGAAACAATTAGTGCTTTTGATGAGTTAAAACAAGAAGGTATTGTTCGAGCGTATGGCATTTCTTCTATTAGACCTAATGTTATAAGATATTATTTAGAACATAGTCAAATAGAAACGTTAATGTCACAATTTAACCTTATTGATAACAGACCGGAAGATATAGTTGATGAAGTTAATGCGCACAACGTGAAAATGCTTGCGCGTGGACCAGTATTTAAAGGACTTCTTACTGCTAATAGTAGTAAGGCATTGGATAATAAATTTAGTGAAGGTATTTTTGATTACACTTATCAAGAATTAGGAGAAACAATTGCCTCAATTAAAGAAGTAGAAAATAATTTAACAGCTTTAACATTTAAATATTTGAAATCACAAGAAGCATTAGGCTCTATTATTGTAGGCGCTAGCAGCCCTGCTCAACTTGAAGAAAATATTAAAAATTATGAAGCGGCACAAAACATTAGTAACGAACAGTTAAAAGCAGCAAGAGAACGTGTGAAAAACTTACAATATACTCAGCACGTAAAATAA
- a CDS encoding helix-turn-helix domain-containing protein: MYNIINFVQAQSHDYKSQKSIYNIITGKKSHQTFFDAASQNLLSLYHSLPNLKYQSFERFSNNESNSNEDYAIITHARYTYDSLINTFSAIQLLTQTVSNLNHQQNHFIPTSQHQFIQQRVKEVFAYIKTYNLYNDFKEELTQLFAKLYQQHGTTYLHYYLQGYEESMYTRQQVSLIENIPQHQLLELEYIELISLLNLIEDNKNFALLSRLIILPPLLNKTQITLNGLTNGHSIEEIQQQQNVKINTIEDHLLELFIKGYLHDYYLYFNEDDIKTFIPYYTAHRDERLRLFKEQFPKYSYFQIKLMIVGIERGELVVT; encoded by the coding sequence ATGTATAATATAATAAATTTTGTGCAAGCACAGTCCCACGACTATAAATCACAAAAAAGCATATACAATATTATCACAGGCAAAAAGTCACATCAAACCTTTTTTGATGCTGCCAGTCAAAATCTACTATCATTATATCATAGCTTACCTAACTTAAAATATCAGTCGTTTGAGCGATTTTCTAATAATGAAAGTAATTCAAATGAAGATTATGCAATAATTACGCATGCAAGATATACATATGACAGTTTAATCAATACTTTTAGTGCTATTCAATTATTGACGCAGACTGTTTCAAATTTAAATCATCAACAGAACCATTTTATTCCAACTTCTCAACATCAATTTATTCAACAACGTGTCAAAGAAGTTTTTGCTTATATTAAAACGTATAATCTATATAATGACTTTAAAGAAGAATTAACACAATTATTTGCTAAACTTTATCAACAACATGGCACAACATATTTGCATTATTACCTACAAGGTTATGAAGAAAGTATGTATACAAGACAACAAGTAAGTTTAATTGAAAATATACCTCAACATCAGTTATTAGAATTAGAATATATAGAATTAATATCACTATTAAATCTAATAGAAGATAACAAAAATTTTGCCTTATTGAGTAGACTCATTATCTTACCACCACTATTAAACAAAACACAAATAACATTAAATGGTTTAACTAACGGTCACTCTATAGAAGAAATTCAACAACAGCAAAACGTTAAAATCAATACGATAGAAGATCATTTGTTAGAACTTTTTATCAAAGGTTATCTCCATGATTATTACTTATATTTTAATGAAGATGATATTAAGACATTTATTCCATACTATACGGCACATAGAGATGAGCGTTTACGTTTATTTAAGGAACAATTTCCAAAGTATAGTTACTTCCAAATTAAATTGATGATTGTAGGCATAGAAAGAGGTGAGTTAGTTGTTACATGA
- a CDS encoding ferredoxin, translating to MAKYTIVDMDTCIACGACGAAAPDIYDYDDEGIAYVILDDNKGTAEVPEELYEDMEDALDGCPTDSIKIEEEPFDGDALKFE from the coding sequence TTGGCTAAATATACAATAGTTGATATGGATACATGTATAGCATGTGGAGCTTGTGGTGCCGCTGCCCCTGATATATATGACTACGATGATGAAGGTATAGCTTACGTTATACTTGACGACAACAAAGGAACGGCTGAAGTGCCTGAAGAGTTATATGAGGATATGGAAGATGCACTTGACGGTTGTCCAACAGACTCAATTAAAATTGAAGAGGAACCATTTGATGGTGATGCTTTAAAATTTGAATAA
- a CDS encoding segregation and condensation protein A, protein MYEVKLDAFNGPLDLLLHLIQKFEIDIYDIPMKSLTEQYLQYIHTMNQLEINVASDYLVMASELLMIKSKMLLPQSDETEDFEEDPRENLVGRLIEYQNYKEYTETLNEKKEERAHYFAKHPTDLSHLEQNETWDPDNTIDLTELIIAYQRVKNRMELNTPKAVNIHKETFTIQQATSQVQDRLEKENSFNFFSLFNFSEPVEMVVTHFLAILEMSKSGVINIEQQKSFEDINIIRGVNYGINA, encoded by the coding sequence ATGTATGAAGTAAAATTAGATGCTTTTAATGGTCCTTTGGATTTATTGTTGCATCTTATCCAAAAATTTGAAATTGATATTTACGATATTCCTATGAAATCACTCACAGAACAATATTTACAATATATACATACGATGAACCAACTAGAAATTAATGTGGCAAGTGATTATTTAGTGATGGCTTCTGAACTATTAATGATTAAAAGTAAAATGTTGCTACCTCAAAGTGATGAAACTGAAGATTTCGAAGAGGATCCACGTGAAAATTTAGTAGGTCGTTTAATAGAATATCAAAATTATAAAGAATACACTGAAACTTTAAATGAGAAAAAGGAAGAACGTGCGCATTATTTTGCAAAACATCCGACCGATTTATCTCATTTAGAACAAAATGAGACTTGGGACCCTGACAATACCATAGATTTAACTGAATTAATCATTGCGTATCAAAGAGTCAAAAATAGAATGGAACTCAATACACCAAAGGCAGTTAACATACATAAAGAAACTTTTACGATTCAACAAGCTACTTCTCAAGTGCAGGATCGTTTGGAAAAAGAAAATTCTTTTAATTTCTTTAGTTTGTTTAATTTTTCAGAGCCTGTGGAAATGGTAGTCACGCATTTTTTAGCAATTTTAGAAATGTCTAAATCTGGTGTTATCAATATAGAACAACAAAAAAGTTTTGAAGATATTAATATTATAAGGGGCGTAAATTATGGCATTAATGCATAA
- a CDS encoding pseudouridine synthase — MSNEMERLQKRIANSGYTSRRKAEVLIEEGKVKVNGETVTELGTKVKPSDTVEVEGIKLEQEDKLYILFYKPAQVITSVSDDKGRKVVTDYFKELETRIYPVGRLDYDTSGLLLLTNDGDFTNLMTHPRYKIKKKYVVKLKGYLMREEVKALEKGVKLEDGMTQPATVKVKNQDKEKSTTLVEITITEGRNRQVRRMFEYFGHEVSKLQRIEFGPLNLTGLNAGEGRVLTPHEVKTLRHLAENG, encoded by the coding sequence ATGAGTAACGAAATGGAAAGATTACAAAAACGTATCGCCAATAGTGGTTATACATCTAGACGTAAAGCAGAAGTATTAATCGAAGAAGGAAAAGTAAAAGTAAACGGTGAAACAGTGACAGAATTAGGTACCAAAGTAAAACCTTCAGACACTGTTGAAGTTGAAGGCATTAAGTTAGAACAAGAAGACAAACTATATATTTTATTCTATAAACCAGCCCAAGTAATTACGAGTGTTTCAGATGACAAGGGCCGTAAAGTGGTAACTGACTATTTTAAAGAACTTGAAACAAGAATTTACCCTGTAGGTAGATTAGATTACGATACTTCAGGTTTATTGTTATTAACTAACGATGGTGATTTCACAAATTTAATGACGCATCCACGTTATAAAATCAAAAAGAAATATGTCGTAAAGTTAAAAGGTTATTTAATGCGAGAAGAAGTAAAAGCATTGGAAAAAGGTGTTAAATTGGAAGATGGTATGACACAACCAGCAACCGTTAAAGTTAAAAATCAAGATAAAGAAAAATCTACTACACTTGTAGAAATTACCATAACAGAAGGTCGTAATAGACAAGTGCGTCGCATGTTCGAATATTTCGGCCATGAAGTTTCAAAGTTACAAAGAATAGAATTTGGTCCTTTAAATTTAACAGGTCTAAATGCTGGGGAAGGCAGGGTATTAACACCGCATGAAGTAAAAACTTTACGTCATTTAGCGGAAAATGGTTAA
- a CDS encoding DUF309 domain-containing protein — translation MDNALKLFYYQFHTEQHYFYCHDILEEAWKENPSFSKNDPVVSLILFATGCYHYRRHNYIGAKRSFQRAYKVITQAASSQYLGLNINYYQKLIVQMISNIEQQKAFEPIQLPITETMEQQILQDYPNYILTPYVIDDEYIVHHHIKRDRSEVIQARQEAIQNNNRLSK, via the coding sequence ATGGATAATGCACTAAAATTATTTTATTATCAATTTCATACAGAACAGCACTACTTTTATTGTCATGACATTTTAGAAGAAGCTTGGAAAGAAAATCCATCTTTTAGTAAAAATGACCCTGTCGTCAGCTTAATTCTTTTTGCAACAGGCTGTTATCATTATCGTAGACATAATTACATCGGTGCTAAACGTTCGTTTCAACGTGCTTATAAAGTTATAACACAAGCTGCAAGCTCCCAATATTTAGGTCTAAACATTAATTATTACCAAAAGTTAATTGTTCAAATGATTAGCAATATCGAACAACAAAAAGCATTTGAACCGATTCAATTACCTATTACAGAAACGATGGAGCAACAAATATTACAAGATTATCCCAATTATATTTTGACACCATATGTGATTGATGATGAATATATCGTCCATCACCATATAAAAAGAGACCGTAGCGAAGTCATACAAGCCAGACAAGAAGCTATACAAAATAACAATCGACTTTCTAAATAA
- the scpB gene encoding SMC-Scp complex subunit ScpB: MALMHNGILEALLYTAGDEGIEERQLLEILEYDQSTLHELISNYESPGLIIQKFGTTYVLTTKKEASEYIEKLVEQKANMKISQAAMEALSIIAYNQPISRSDIELIRGINSDGAVKTLIAKGLVEAKEEDASRSHQLYTTNLFLNVFGIESIDDLPTTDEEDEEIEAFFSNLVNQKGENNE; encoded by the coding sequence ATGGCATTAATGCATAACGGCATCTTAGAAGCACTGCTGTATACCGCAGGTGATGAAGGCATTGAAGAACGGCAATTACTTGAAATACTAGAGTATGATCAATCAACTTTACATGAACTCATTTCAAACTACGAATCTCCCGGTCTAATAATTCAAAAATTTGGTACGACATATGTCCTTACGACAAAAAAAGAAGCTTCCGAATATATAGAAAAATTAGTTGAACAAAAAGCAAACATGAAAATATCACAAGCAGCGATGGAAGCATTGTCTATTATCGCTTATAATCAACCCATTTCTAGAAGTGATATTGAACTGATTAGAGGTATCAATTCAGATGGTGCTGTAAAGACATTAATAGCCAAAGGGTTAGTGGAAGCCAAAGAAGAAGATGCTTCACGTAGCCACCAACTGTATACAACAAATTTATTTTTAAATGTATTTGGCATTGAAAGTATCGATGACTTACCAACTACTGACGAAGAAGATGAAGAAATTGAAGCTTTCTTCAGTAATTTAGTCAATCAAAAAGGAGAAAACAATGAGTAA
- a CDS encoding Fur family transcriptional regulator produces the protein MEERLNRVKQQLQQSSYKLTPQREATLRVLIENEKDHLSAEDVYLKVKDKAPEIGLATVYRTLELLAELKVVDKINFGDGVARFDLRKEGAKHFHHHLVCMECGKVEEIEEDLLPKVEEKVEQDFNFRILDHRLTFHGVCSSCQAKGK, from the coding sequence GTGGAAGAACGATTAAATCGCGTGAAGCAACAATTACAGCAATCATCATATAAATTAACTCCACAAAGAGAAGCAACTTTAAGAGTTTTAATTGAAAATGAAAAAGACCATTTAAGCGCTGAAGATGTATATTTGAAAGTTAAAGATAAAGCACCCGAAATCGGTTTAGCAACTGTATACAGAACATTAGAATTATTAGCAGAATTAAAAGTTGTCGATAAAATTAATTTTGGCGATGGCGTTGCTAGATTTGATTTACGTAAAGAAGGCGCAAAACATTTCCACCACCATTTAGTTTGTATGGAATGTGGCAAAGTTGAAGAAATCGAAGAGGACTTATTACCTAAAGTTGAAGAAAAAGTTGAACAAGACTTTAACTTTAGAATATTAGACCATCGATTAACGTTCCATGGCGTTTGTTCTTCCTGTCAGGCTAAAGGTAAATAA
- a CDS encoding ATP-binding protein produces MNRLNNVVIKLWLTIIFIVTTVLILLSAALITFIQSYFTQDTEKSLLQDAKQVSQLVNESKNKDTAIEYSHKLIEGPVGLIILTDKQMSEPKHNNVKKQMFQAIKSDSNYDKVFDKGQKNSEHVTVKVNGEQRTYVLIGYPTKPIDNNVKSKYSGVFIYQNLKSVDETNNVITVIILIIAVIFLAITTVFAFFLSSRITKPLRELRSQAIEVSKGQYKQTSTITSKDEIGELSRAFNTMSYEIQRHVDALSSSKNIRDSLINSMVEGVIGFNDKKEVILSNEMAQNIIQSMDKDSLAKLDAQNELTFKKKITQFEEYEINTRYFVIIMSYIKQIQPDGRSGIVAIIRDMTNEHNLDQLKKDFIANVSHELRTPISLLQGYTESIVDGIVTEPEEIKDSLSIVLDETKRLNRLVNELLNVARMDAEGLSVNKEHQPIDHLLNKMQQKYKQLATDLQLNMHLNPQTDGHDWYYDVDRMEQVLTNLIDNATRYTEPDDTITINYGDDEYTDILYIQDTGTGIAPEHLKQVFDRFYKVDASRKRGKQGTGLGLFICKMIIEEHGGSIDVKSELGKGTTFIIKLPK; encoded by the coding sequence ATGAATCGACTGAATAATGTAGTCATAAAACTGTGGTTAACTATAATCTTTATAGTAACGACAGTTTTAATTTTATTAAGTGCTGCATTGATTACTTTTATTCAATCTTATTTCACCCAAGATACTGAAAAATCACTGTTACAAGATGCCAAACAAGTCAGTCAATTAGTCAATGAATCTAAAAATAAAGATACTGCTATTGAATACAGCCATAAATTAATCGAAGGTCCCGTTGGCCTAATCATATTAACGGATAAACAAATGTCTGAACCCAAACATAATAATGTTAAGAAACAAATGTTTCAAGCTATTAAGTCGGATTCAAATTACGACAAAGTTTTTGATAAAGGCCAGAAAAATTCTGAGCACGTTACTGTTAAAGTTAATGGAGAACAACGAACATATGTATTAATTGGCTATCCCACTAAACCAATTGATAATAACGTGAAAAGTAAATATAGTGGCGTTTTCATTTATCAAAACTTAAAAAGTGTCGATGAAACTAACAACGTTATTACAGTAATTATATTAATTATCGCGGTAATCTTCTTGGCTATTACGACAGTGTTTGCCTTCTTCTTATCATCGAGAATTACTAAACCTTTACGAGAATTAAGATCTCAAGCTATTGAGGTTTCGAAAGGGCAATATAAGCAAACTTCAACCATTACTTCTAAAGATGAGATTGGCGAATTATCTCGTGCGTTTAACACAATGAGTTATGAAATCCAACGCCATGTAGATGCACTTTCTTCTTCCAAAAACATTAGAGATAGTTTAATCAATTCTATGGTAGAGGGTGTAATAGGATTTAATGACAAAAAAGAAGTGATATTATCCAATGAGATGGCACAAAATATCATCCAATCTATGGATAAAGACTCGTTAGCTAAATTAGATGCGCAAAATGAATTAACATTTAAGAAAAAAATTACACAGTTCGAAGAATATGAAATAAATACGCGTTATTTTGTTATTATTATGAGTTATATTAAACAAATACAACCAGATGGTCGTAGTGGTATTGTAGCTATCATTCGTGACATGACTAACGAACACAATCTTGACCAATTGAAAAAGGACTTTATCGCTAACGTTTCACACGAACTACGTACACCAATTTCTTTACTTCAAGGTTATACAGAATCAATTGTAGATGGTATTGTTACTGAACCAGAAGAAATTAAAGATTCACTGTCCATCGTGTTAGACGAAACTAAACGTTTAAATCGTTTAGTTAACGAATTATTAAATGTAGCACGTATGGATGCAGAAGGGCTTTCTGTAAATAAAGAACATCAACCTATAGACCACTTATTAAATAAAATGCAACAAAAATATAAACAACTAGCTACTGATTTACAACTAAACATGCATTTGAATCCACAGACAGATGGCCATGATTGGTATTATGATGTTGATAGAATGGAACAAGTATTAACAAATCTTATAGATAATGCGACACGTTATACCGAACCAGACGACACTATTACTATCAATTATGGAGACGATGAATATACTGATATTTTATATATTCAAGATACTGGTACTGGTATTGCGCCAGAACATTTAAAACAAGTATTTGATCGTTTTTATAAAGTTGACGCTTCAAGAAAAAGAGGCAAGCAAGGTACGGGTCTTGGCTTGTTTATTTGTAAAATGATTATCGAGGAACATGGTGGTAGCATAGATGTTAAAAGTGAATTAGGCAAAGGTACCACATTTATTATAAAACTACCAAAGTAA